The Rhodoferax ferrireducens T118 DNA segment GCTGTCGTTTTCCAGATAGAGGCTGACCAGATTGATGATTCGATCTTTGGCTTTTTCAAGCTCCGGGCGCAAAAACTCAGTGCCAAAATAGCGCGCAATTTGCACCATGCCTTTGGGGGCATCGTTGCCAATGGCATCGAGCTTTTGTTGGTCGATGATGCCGTTTTGCACACCGAACACCAGCGCTTTTTCAAAAAACGGGCGCGTGTCGTAGAGCGAGACGGATGACGCTGGGGCGAGGGACGCGGCAGCGCCAGGAGACTTGGGCATGGTGACGCAATGCGCTGGGTTTTTGTGGTCGTCAGATGGCGGACTCTTCATCGGACTCAAGTGCTGCCGGCGTGGCTTTGCCGCGGTCGGTGTCGCCCGTTTCGACCTTGCCATCATCCTCCGGTGTTTCTTCTTCCTCGCTGAGTCCGGCCTCAAACGCACGTGCCTTGGCGCGCAGCACCAGCAGCATTTCAATGAACAGGTCGGGGCACCGATAGCGCAGGATCCAGGCCAGCTCCATCCAGTCCTGGTCGGCCACTTCGTCTTGTTCGATGCGCGGGGGCACGTAGGCCGAGCCCAGCAGTGCGGTCTCGGACAGCATCTGGCCATCGTCGTCGACGGCATCAAAGGTGCCGGTGCGGGCAAAGGCCTCGATGCGGCTCCACTTTTCTTCAAAATAGTCGGCCAGCGCCTCGGCACCGCCTTCCAGGTCGCCCATGGCCGTCAAAAACTCAAGTGGATCTGAGCCATCCCTGAAGATGATGGAGTTGACCATGCCGCGCAGGTGGGTACGGGTCAGATCCTTGTATTGCTTTTCAATCACCACCGCGTGAGCAAACTGCTTTGGCGTCACCAGCAGGTTGATGACAGACTCGCGCGAGTTGTCGTATTCGCGGATCACCGCCAGGATGTCTTTGGGCGGCAGTTGCTCCAGCACCAGCATCAGCGCTGAATCGCCCTCGGTGTCGGCCAGCTCGACCAGGGCGGACTCGGCGCCAACGATGTCGCCCGCTGCAATCAGGCTTTGGGTTTTGGTGATGAGGGCAAGGTGGTTCATATTTAATCAGTTGAGGACAGAGCTTGTTCACTGCGTGTAACTGCGGTCTGTCCCGCAAAGTTTCAGTTTAGTTGAGGACAGAGCTGGCTCGCTGCGCGTAGCTGCGGTCTGTCCCGCAAGGTTCTTTTCTAGTCTTTGCGGTCGAAGCCCTGCTCGACCATCCAGTCGGCGCCGGCTTCTTCGCGCGAACGGGCGTCGCTTTCTTCTTCGGCGTCCAACGGGTTCATATCAGCCTCAAGGTCTTCATCCGCGTCCTCCTCAGGCTCGTGGATGTGGGCGGGCGCTGTGGCGGGCTTGTGGTGCATGTATTCCAAACCGGCGGCGACGGTCAAAAACCAGTCACCCACGGGCTCTTTGCGGATGACCTGGATCAAGTCGTGCGCCCAAGGCGCCGGTTGAATCGCGTCGCTCAAGCTGTCCCAGTCGGGGAACTCATCCGGCGCCAGGCTCAAGAGATGTTCCATCATCGCAGGCGATTTGAAGGTAAAGCCCTGATGCAGGATCACCGCCACCATCTCGGGACTGAGCTCCATCATCTGCAGCAGGAATTTCAGCTCCTTGCGCCGCTGTGTCAGGCGCTGGCGCATCACGTCACGGCCTTCGGAGTCAGACCTCAAGTCTTCCAGCTCGGCCTGGTAGGCCGAGCGCAGGTTGCGGAAAAAGGGCGAAATATTCATGGTCTCGGAGTCTTTGTGTCGTGGACGTTGCGCAGCAACTGATCGAAATAATTGTGCCAAATCTCGCGCGCGGTATCGATCGGGCTGTCGAGCAGGTTGCGGCGCCGATTGTCGTCGTAGGCCTGACGCTTGGCCGCATCGGAGAGCACTTCATAAGCCTCCTGCACGGCACGAAAGCGCGCGGGGGCGCTTGCTGCCGCGTTGCGGTCGGGGTGGTGCAGCGAGGCCTGTTGGCGAAAGGCTTTCTTGATGGCGGCCAGCGTCGCATCGCTGCGCAGGCCCAGAGTGGCGTAGTGGTCGGTCATGCGTGCTTTGAGGGTCTGAAGGCGCTCTGGTTCAGATGGCCGAGAGTTCTTCCCAGCGGGTCAGAGCCGCCAGCAGTTCCGCATCAATCGCCGCGTCGCGCGCATAAAGTTCAGTCGCGCGCGCCGGGTCTTTGGCATAGAGGTTGGCGTCGGTCAGGGTGGCGCGCAGGGCAGCCTGCTCCTGCTCCAGGACGTCAATTCTGGCCTGCAGCGTGTCAACTTCGCGCTGCGCCTTGTTGCTGAGTTTTTGTGCCGTCACGGTTTTCGTGTTGTCGCTGGACTTGGTGTTTTTTTGGCCTCTAGCCCCCGTCTGTTGTGCGTTAACAGCTATTGAAATGGTAGCATTCTGAATTTCTTTGCTGCGTTTGGATTGCAGCAGCCAGTCCTGCACGCCACCCTCGTATTCGCGCCACAGCCCGTCGCCCTCAAAGGCAATGGTGCTGGTCACCACGTTGTCCAGGAAGGTGCGGTCATGGCTGACCAGAAACACGGTGCCGGCGTAGTTCTGCAGCAGTTCTTCCAGCAGTTCCAGCGTTTCAATGTCCAGATCGTTGGTCGGCTCATCGAGCACCAGCACATTGGCGGGACGGGCAAACAGGCGCGCCAGCAGCAGCCGGTTGCGCTCCCCACCGGAGAGCGAGCGCACGGGCGAGTTGGCGCGTGCCGGTGAGAACAGAAAGTCGCCCAGGTAGCTTTTGACGTGCTTGCGCTGGTTGCCAATTTCGATCCACTCGCTGCCCGGGCTGATGAAGTCCACCAGCGTGGCGTCGAGGTCGAGCGCGTTGCGCATCTGGTCAAAGTAGGCGACCTGCAGGTTGGTGCCCTGGCGAATCTTGCCGCTGTCCGGTACCAATTCGCCCAGAATCAGCTTGAGCAAGGTCGTCTTGCCCGCGCCATTGGGGCCGAGCAAGCCGATTTTGTCGCCGCGC contains these protein-coding regions:
- a CDS encoding DnaJ domain-containing protein, which codes for MTDHYATLGLRSDATLAAIKKAFRQQASLHHPDRNAAASAPARFRAVQEAYEVLSDAAKRQAYDDNRRRNLLDSPIDTAREIWHNYFDQLLRNVHDTKTPRP